In one Sphingomonas hankookensis genomic region, the following are encoded:
- the tnpB gene encoding IS66 family insertion sequence element accessory protein TnpB (TnpB, as the term is used for proteins encoded by IS66 family insertion elements, is considered an accessory protein, since TnpC, encoded by a neighboring gene, is a DDE family transposase.) yields the protein MRKGFDGLAVLVQQVLAQNPHSGALFAFRGKRGHLVKLLWFDGQGLCLFSKRLDRGRFVWPVTATGTVTLTPAQLSMLLEGIDWRRPERTFTPTLAG from the coding sequence ATGCGCAAAGGGTTCGATGGCCTGGCGGTACTGGTGCAGCAGGTGCTGGCCCAGAACCCGCACTCGGGCGCGTTGTTCGCGTTCCGGGGCAAGCGGGGTCATCTGGTCAAGCTGCTGTGGTTCGATGGGCAAGGCCTGTGCCTGTTCTCCAAGCGGCTCGACCGGGGTCGGTTCGTCTGGCCGGTGACCGCGACGGGCACGGTGACGCTGACGCCGGCACAATTGTCGATGCTGCTGGAGGGCATCGACTGGCGTCGCCCAGAGCGGACGTTCACGCCGACGCTGGCGGGGTGA